From Kineosporia succinea, the proteins below share one genomic window:
- the ilvN gene encoding acetolactate synthase small subunit, whose translation MTHKHTLSVLVEDRPGVLTRVAGLFARRGFNIHSLAVGPTEHPGVSRMTVVVDVDELPLEQVTKQLNKLINVIKIVELEPGASVQREMLLVKVRADATTRSHVLETVELFRGHVVDVAPDAVTIEATGSPDKLAAFLKVLEPFGIRELAQSGLIGIGRGNRSITDRALRSA comes from the coding sequence GTGACGCACAAGCACACCCTGTCCGTGCTGGTCGAAGACCGGCCCGGTGTCCTCACCCGGGTCGCGGGCCTGTTCGCCCGGCGTGGTTTCAACATCCACTCGCTGGCGGTCGGCCCGACCGAGCACCCGGGCGTGAGCCGGATGACCGTCGTGGTCGACGTCGACGAGCTGCCGCTCGAGCAGGTCACGAAGCAGCTCAACAAGCTGATCAACGTGATCAAGATCGTCGAGCTCGAGCCCGGGGCCTCGGTGCAGCGCGAGATGCTGCTGGTGAAGGTCCGCGCCGACGCCACGACCCGCAGCCACGTGCTCGAGACCGTCGAGCTGTTCCGGGGGCACGTCGTCGACGTCGCGCCCGACGCGGTGACGATCGAGGCCACCGGCAGCCCGGACAAGCTCGCCGCCTTCCTCAAGGTGCTCGAGCCGTTCGGCATCCGCGAGCTCGCGCAGTCGGGCCTGATCGGTATCGGCCGCGGCAACCGCTCGATCACCGACCGGGCGCTCCGCAGCGCCTAA
- a CDS encoding acetolactate synthase large subunit — translation MPGQSHTEPTRAASTAPQVAAEPMTGAQSLVRSLESVGVDTVFGIPGGAILPLYDPLMDSTKIRHILVRHEQGAGHAAEGYAQATGRVGVCMATSGPGATNLVTAIADAYMDSVPMVAITGQVNSKLIGTDGFQEADIVGITMPITKHNMLITDAADIPQAIAEAFHIAGTGRPGPVLVDVPKDILQAQTTFSWPPKLDLPGYRAVTRPHNKQIREAARLLTTASRPVLYVGGGVLKAQASAELKRLTEATGAPVVTTLMALGALPDSHQQNLGMPGMHGTVAAVTALQKADLIVSLAARFDDRVTGNLDSFAPHAKVVHADIDPAEIGKNRIADVPIVGDAKEVIAELTLAVEAEHQAGHRADLTAWWTQLDGWRESFPLGHAPAPEGEVSPQDVIRRIGEISGPESIYVAGVGQHQMWASQFIKYENPHTWINSGGAGTMGFAVPAAMGAKAGSPDSVVWAIDGDGCFQMTNQELATCVINQIPIKVAVINNSSLGMVRQWQNLFYNGRFSNTDLHTSVGSRIPDFVKLAEAYGCVGLRCESPEDVDATIKKAMEINDVPVVIDFVVFRDAMVWPMVPAGVSNDLIQIARDTRPEFDSEG, via the coding sequence ATGCCCGGCCAGTCCCACACCGAGCCCACCCGCGCCGCGTCCACCGCGCCCCAGGTCGCCGCCGAGCCGATGACCGGGGCCCAGAGCCTCGTCCGCTCGCTCGAGTCGGTCGGTGTAGACACGGTTTTCGGTATCCCCGGCGGGGCGATCCTCCCGCTCTACGACCCGTTGATGGACTCCACGAAGATTCGTCACATCCTGGTCCGCCACGAGCAGGGTGCCGGGCACGCGGCCGAGGGCTACGCCCAGGCCACCGGCCGGGTCGGGGTCTGCATGGCCACGTCCGGCCCGGGGGCGACCAACCTGGTCACCGCCATCGCCGACGCCTACATGGACTCGGTGCCGATGGTCGCGATCACGGGCCAGGTCAACAGCAAGCTGATCGGGACCGACGGGTTCCAGGAGGCGGACATCGTCGGCATCACCATGCCGATCACCAAGCACAACATGCTGATCACCGACGCCGCGGACATCCCGCAGGCGATCGCCGAGGCCTTCCACATCGCCGGCACCGGCCGCCCGGGCCCGGTCCTGGTCGACGTGCCGAAGGACATCCTCCAGGCGCAGACCACCTTCTCCTGGCCGCCGAAGCTCGACCTGCCCGGCTACCGCGCCGTGACCCGGCCGCACAACAAGCAGATCCGCGAGGCCGCCCGCCTGCTCACCACGGCCTCGCGCCCGGTGCTCTACGTCGGCGGCGGTGTGCTCAAGGCGCAGGCCAGCGCCGAGCTCAAGCGCCTCACCGAGGCCACCGGCGCCCCGGTCGTCACCACCCTGATGGCCCTCGGCGCCCTGCCCGACTCGCACCAGCAGAACCTGGGCATGCCGGGCATGCACGGCACCGTCGCGGCGGTGACCGCGCTGCAGAAGGCCGACCTGATCGTCAGCCTGGCGGCGCGTTTCGACGACCGGGTCACCGGCAACCTCGACTCGTTCGCCCCGCACGCCAAGGTCGTGCACGCGGACATCGACCCGGCCGAGATCGGCAAGAACCGCATCGCCGACGTGCCCATCGTCGGTGACGCCAAGGAGGTCATCGCCGAGCTGACCCTGGCCGTCGAGGCGGAGCACCAGGCCGGCCACCGTGCCGACCTCACCGCCTGGTGGACCCAGCTCGACGGCTGGCGCGAGTCCTTCCCGCTGGGCCACGCCCCGGCCCCGGAGGGCGAGGTCTCCCCGCAGGACGTGATCCGCCGCATCGGTGAGATCTCCGGGCCGGAGTCGATCTACGTGGCCGGCGTGGGCCAGCACCAGATGTGGGCCTCGCAGTTCATCAAGTACGAGAACCCGCACACCTGGATCAACTCCGGCGGCGCGGGCACGATGGGCTTCGCGGTGCCGGCCGCGATGGGCGCGAAGGCCGGCAGCCCTGACAGCGTGGTCTGGGCCATCGACGGCGACGGCTGCTTCCAGATGACCAATCAGGAACTGGCCACCTGCGTGATCAACCAGATCCCGATCAAGGTCGCCGTCATCAACAACTCCAGCCTGGGCATGGTCCGGCAGTGGCAGAACCTGTTCTACAACGGGCGTTTCTCCAACACCGACCTGCACACCTCGGTCGGCAGCCGGATCCCCGACTTCGTGAAGCTGGCCGAGGCCTACGGCTGCGTCGGCCTGCGGTGCGAGAGCCCGGAAGACGTCGACGCGACGATCAAGAAGGCGATGGAGATCAACGACGTCCCCGTCGTCATCGACTTCGTCGTGTTCCGTGACGCGATGGTCTGGCCGATGGTGCCGGCCGGGGTCAGCAACGACCTGATCCAGATCGCCCGTGACACCCGCCCGGAATTCGACAGCGAAGGCTGA
- the ilvC gene encoding ketol-acid reductoisomerase: MAAKMYYDADADLSLIAGKSVAVIGYGSQGHAHALSLRDSGVDVRVGLAEGSKSRAKAEAEGLRVVSVAEAVQEANVVMLLTPDHIQRHVYTESIEPHLAEGDALFFGHGFNIRFGYIKPPAGVDVCMVAPKGPGHLVRREYVDGRGVPVIVAVEVDATGKAWDLALSYAKAIGGLRAGGIKTTFTEETETDLFGEQAVLCGGMSQLVMYGFETLTEAGYQPEVAYFECLHELKLIVDLMYEGGIAKQRWSVSDTAEYGDYVSGPRVIDEKVKENMQAVLADIKSGAFAERFINDQDAGAPEFKALRAQGEKHPIEATGRELRKLMSWVKTTDSDYVEGSAGR, encoded by the coding sequence GTGGCAGCAAAGATGTACTACGACGCCGACGCCGACCTCTCGCTGATCGCCGGCAAGTCCGTCGCCGTCATCGGTTACGGCAGCCAGGGTCACGCCCACGCGCTGAGCCTGCGTGACTCCGGCGTCGACGTGCGCGTCGGCCTGGCCGAGGGCAGCAAGAGCCGCGCCAAGGCCGAGGCCGAGGGCCTGCGGGTCGTCAGCGTGGCCGAGGCCGTGCAGGAGGCCAACGTGGTCATGCTGCTCACGCCCGACCACATCCAGCGTCACGTGTACACCGAGTCGATCGAGCCGCACCTGGCCGAGGGCGACGCGCTGTTCTTCGGCCACGGCTTCAACATCCGCTTCGGCTACATCAAGCCCCCGGCCGGCGTGGACGTCTGCATGGTCGCCCCGAAGGGCCCGGGCCACCTGGTGCGCCGCGAGTACGTCGACGGCCGTGGCGTCCCCGTGATCGTGGCCGTCGAGGTCGACGCCACCGGCAAGGCCTGGGACCTGGCCCTGTCGTACGCCAAGGCGATCGGTGGCCTGCGCGCGGGTGGCATCAAGACCACCTTCACCGAGGAGACCGAGACCGACCTGTTCGGTGAGCAGGCCGTGCTCTGCGGCGGTATGTCGCAGCTGGTCATGTACGGCTTCGAGACGCTGACCGAGGCGGGCTACCAGCCCGAGGTCGCGTACTTCGAGTGCCTGCACGAGCTCAAGCTGATCGTCGACCTGATGTACGAGGGCGGCATCGCCAAGCAGCGCTGGAGCGTCTCCGACACGGCCGAGTACGGCGACTACGTGTCCGGCCCGCGCGTCATCGACGAGAAGGTCAAGGAGAACATGCAGGCCGTTCTCGCCGACATCAAGTCCGGTGCGTTCGCCGAGCGTTTCATCAACGACCAGGACGCCGGCGCCCCGGAGTTCAAGGCCCTGCGCGCCCAGGGTGAGAAGCACCCGATCGAGGCCACCGGCCGCGAGCTGCGCAAGCTGATGAGCTGGGTCAAGACCACCGACTCGGACTACGTCGAGGGTTCCGCCGGACGCTGA
- a CDS encoding 3-isopropylmalate dehydrogenase, whose product MSTSTAPTSVRLAVIPGDGIGPEVVNEGLKVLNAAVGNEVSFETTEYDLGARLWHKTGETLPDSVLAEIRQHDVILLGAIGDPGVPSGVLERGLLLRLRFTLDHYVNLRPARLYPGVTSPLAPHVLENGLDFVVVREGTEGPYVGNGGAVRTGTPHEIATEVSVNTAFGIDRVVRDAFRRAAARPRKHLTLVHKHNVLTHAGHLWRRTVEAVNAEFPDVTTDYLHVDAATIFMVQNPGRFDVIVTDNLFGDIITDIAGAIAGGIGLAASGNINPDRSAAPSMFEPVHGSAPDIAGQGKADPTATVLSVGMLLEHIGLDKAAQKVEQAVAEDLAARGDRVRTTSEIGEAIASRLA is encoded by the coding sequence ATGAGCACCTCGACCGCCCCCACGTCCGTCCGCCTCGCCGTCATCCCGGGCGACGGCATCGGCCCGGAGGTGGTGAACGAGGGCCTCAAGGTCCTCAACGCGGCGGTCGGCAACGAGGTGTCCTTCGAGACCACCGAGTACGACCTCGGTGCTCGCCTCTGGCACAAGACCGGCGAGACACTGCCCGACTCCGTGCTGGCCGAGATCCGGCAGCACGACGTCATCCTGCTCGGCGCGATCGGTGATCCCGGTGTGCCCAGCGGTGTTCTGGAGCGGGGCCTCCTGCTGCGCCTGCGGTTCACACTCGACCACTACGTGAACCTGCGCCCGGCGCGGCTGTACCCGGGCGTCACCTCGCCCCTGGCTCCTCACGTCCTCGAGAACGGCCTCGACTTCGTCGTGGTCCGCGAGGGCACCGAGGGTCCGTACGTCGGCAACGGCGGCGCGGTGCGCACGGGTACGCCCCACGAGATCGCCACCGAGGTCAGCGTCAACACCGCGTTCGGTATCGACCGGGTGGTGCGTGACGCGTTCCGTCGCGCCGCCGCCCGTCCGCGCAAGCACCTCACCCTGGTGCACAAGCACAACGTGCTCACCCACGCCGGGCACCTGTGGCGTCGCACAGTCGAAGCGGTCAACGCCGAGTTCCCCGACGTCACCACCGACTACCTGCACGTCGACGCGGCCACCATCTTCATGGTGCAGAACCCGGGCCGGTTCGACGTGATCGTCACCGACAACCTGTTCGGCGACATCATCACCGACATCGCGGGTGCCATCGCCGGCGGCATCGGCCTGGCCGCGTCGGGCAACATCAACCCCGACCGCAGCGCCGCCCCGAGCATGTTCGAGCCGGTCCACGGCTCCGCGCCCGACATCGCCGGTCAGGGCAAGGCCGACCCGACCGCCACCGTGCTGTCCGTCGGCATGCTCCTCGAGCACATCGGCCTCGACAAGGCCGCCCAGAAGGTCGAGCAGGCCGTGGCCGAAGACCTCGCCGCGCGTGGCGACCGAGTACGCACCACGTCGGAGATCGGCGAGGCCATCGCCTCGCGTCTCGCCTGA
- a CDS encoding putative bifunctional diguanylate cyclase/phosphodiesterase, giving the protein MLMWLIATVVVFGGVALANVAVAVREPDYRRASALSGLGCLIWGGISVGTLTGMPDAWFWGLGRPAVLLVFLAASSGLGHAVSPREAWETLVEGWLQMAGLVGFAWILVREQNWLPVREDVAWTLAWLLPVLLMSSFACGIAVRAERGQRRAAAMAVAAAVLALLGDVLALATRTEAGIPLWAASAVVMAQSTVWDAGNVFRNPVLAIRPRRLRWWQLPIPFAALLVLFPGQPADPVTGVLLTGISIAVFANMIGQSGQSERLWDDLTARSELYEELLEDTQDVILQVDDFGVIEFANPASQRVLGMRPEQLVGTTLMDYLHRDDQRMAGTVAGAPQWRRGEQRVETRFLPVLPGVPAEVPEPPRQQGVLGNLWAAHESRWRVIEWGITPRDDGGAVLVGRDVSDRVRMQGELLDAAQTDSLTGLLNRTAFLEAVNTRLAAGEPVAVMFIDLDNFKEVNDTMGHAEGDRLLHRAAECLRQAAGPGDAVARLGGDEFAVMPASATEDAARAAADAVVTAFNGFDESAHGRPSVSASLGLVIADPAVTRTAREVLRDADLAMYRAKQRGGAGVVDFEPWMSERVMEHHRLRGDLETAVRDESLSLYLQPVVDLHTRQWEGFEALVRWPVGAETWSPAQFLPVAEESGLIVPMGAWVLRESLRQLAGWRDPRLGMAVNVSAQQLVGTDFYDITMEALTDSGIAPDRLTLEITEQAAIQDLGRTASRLELLRSEGVHVAIDDFGTGFSSLQYLSRLPVDILKIDRKFVWGLGQQAEDDVLVRSMLGLAAELGLEVIAEGVETRRQAELLLEYGCRLAQGFLFSPPRPIEELRASDPFVSPAPPMLAMPYPRPSSDQPVTG; this is encoded by the coding sequence ATGCTGATGTGGCTGATCGCGACCGTGGTGGTGTTCGGGGGCGTCGCCCTGGCGAACGTCGCCGTCGCCGTGCGCGAGCCGGACTACCGCCGCGCCTCGGCGCTGTCCGGCCTCGGGTGCCTGATCTGGGGTGGTATCTCGGTCGGGACCCTGACCGGGATGCCCGACGCCTGGTTCTGGGGCCTGGGCCGTCCCGCCGTCCTGCTCGTCTTCCTGGCCGCGAGTTCCGGCCTCGGGCATGCGGTCTCGCCCCGTGAGGCGTGGGAGACCCTGGTCGAGGGCTGGCTGCAGATGGCCGGTCTGGTCGGGTTCGCCTGGATCCTGGTGCGCGAGCAGAACTGGCTGCCGGTCCGGGAGGACGTCGCCTGGACCCTGGCCTGGCTGCTGCCGGTGCTGCTGATGTCGAGCTTCGCCTGCGGCATCGCGGTGCGGGCCGAGCGCGGCCAGCGCCGGGCGGCCGCGATGGCGGTCGCCGCGGCGGTCCTGGCCCTGCTCGGTGACGTGCTGGCCCTGGCCACCCGCACCGAGGCGGGCATCCCGCTCTGGGCGGCCTCCGCCGTGGTGATGGCCCAGAGCACGGTCTGGGACGCCGGCAACGTCTTCCGCAACCCGGTGCTGGCGATCCGGCCCCGCCGCCTGCGCTGGTGGCAGCTGCCGATCCCGTTCGCGGCCCTGCTCGTGCTCTTTCCCGGTCAGCCCGCCGACCCGGTCACCGGCGTGCTGCTCACCGGCATCTCGATCGCCGTGTTCGCCAACATGATCGGCCAGTCCGGGCAGAGCGAGCGGCTCTGGGACGACCTGACCGCCCGCAGCGAGCTGTACGAGGAGCTGCTGGAGGACACCCAGGACGTGATCCTCCAGGTCGACGACTTCGGGGTGATCGAGTTCGCCAACCCGGCCTCGCAGCGCGTGCTCGGCATGCGCCCGGAGCAGCTGGTCGGCACCACTCTGATGGACTACCTGCACCGTGACGACCAGCGGATGGCCGGCACCGTGGCCGGGGCGCCGCAGTGGCGCCGGGGCGAGCAGCGGGTCGAGACGCGGTTCCTGCCCGTGCTGCCCGGCGTGCCCGCCGAGGTTCCCGAACCGCCCCGGCAGCAGGGCGTCCTGGGCAACCTGTGGGCCGCGCACGAGTCCCGCTGGCGGGTGATCGAGTGGGGCATCACGCCCCGCGACGACGGTGGTGCGGTGCTCGTCGGCCGGGACGTCTCGGACCGGGTGCGCATGCAGGGCGAACTCCTCGACGCCGCCCAGACCGACTCCCTCACCGGCCTTCTCAACCGCACGGCCTTCCTGGAGGCGGTCAACACCCGGCTCGCGGCCGGGGAACCGGTCGCCGTCATGTTCATCGACCTCGACAACTTCAAGGAGGTCAACGACACGATGGGCCACGCCGAGGGCGACCGGCTGCTGCACCGCGCGGCCGAGTGCCTGCGGCAGGCGGCCGGCCCGGGCGACGCGGTGGCCCGGCTCGGCGGCGACGAGTTCGCGGTGATGCCGGCCTCGGCCACCGAGGACGCCGCCCGGGCGGCGGCGGACGCGGTGGTCACCGCCTTCAACGGGTTCGACGAGTCGGCGCACGGCCGGCCCTCGGTCTCGGCCAGCCTGGGCCTGGTGATCGCCGACCCGGCCGTCACCCGCACCGCCCGCGAGGTGCTGCGCGACGCCGACCTGGCGATGTACCGGGCCAAGCAGCGGGGCGGCGCCGGGGTCGTGGACTTCGAGCCGTGGATGTCGGAGCGGGTGATGGAGCACCACCGGCTGCGCGGTGACCTGGAGACGGCGGTGCGCGACGAGAGCCTGTCGCTGTACCTGCAGCCGGTGGTCGACCTGCACACCCGGCAGTGGGAGGGCTTCGAGGCGCTGGTGCGCTGGCCGGTCGGGGCCGAGACCTGGTCTCCCGCCCAGTTCCTGCCGGTGGCCGAGGAGAGCGGCCTGATCGTGCCGATGGGCGCCTGGGTGCTGCGCGAGTCGCTGCGGCAGCTGGCCGGCTGGCGCGACCCCCGGCTGGGCATGGCGGTGAACGTCTCGGCGCAGCAGCTGGTCGGCACCGACTTCTACGACATCACCATGGAGGCCCTGACCGACAGCGGCATCGCACCCGACCGGCTCACCCTGGAGATCACCGAGCAGGCCGCGATCCAGGACCTGGGCCGCACCGCGTCCCGCCTGGAGCTGCTGCGCTCCGAGGGCGTGCACGTGGCGATCGACGACTTCGGCACCGGCTTCTCGTCGCTGCAGTACCTGTCCCGGCTGCCCGTCGACATCCTCAAGATCGACCGCAAGTTCGTCTGGGGGCTGGGGCAGCAGGCCGAGGACGACGTGCTGGTGCGCTCGATGCTGGGCCTGGCCGCCGAACTGGGCCTGGAGGTGATCGCCGAGGGCGTCGAGACCCGGCGTCAGGCCGAGCTGCTGCTGGAGTACGGCTGCCGCCTGGCCCAGGGCTTCCTGTTCTCCCCGCCCCGCCCGATCGAGGAGCTGAGGGCGAGCGACCCGTTCGTCAGCCCGGCCCCTCCGATGCTCGCGATGCCCTATCCGCGGCCCTCGAGCGACCAGCCGGTGACCGGTTGA
- a CDS encoding VOC family protein — protein sequence MGFRMDAVGVVVADLDKSIAFYQRLGVSFSPGGRDGTVIADLGGFRLRLYTEDLLRELSWDIDADAPRTGVTLAVGCDSPEALNELYSWLDDDGYGFREPLDAPWGRRHATVQDPDGTHIDLYAPLP from the coding sequence ATGGGATTCCGGATGGACGCCGTCGGTGTGGTGGTCGCCGACCTGGACAAGTCGATCGCCTTCTACCAGCGCCTGGGGGTCTCGTTCTCCCCCGGCGGGAGGGACGGCACGGTGATCGCCGACCTGGGCGGGTTCCGCCTGCGGCTCTACACCGAGGACCTGCTGCGCGAGCTCAGCTGGGACATCGACGCCGACGCCCCGCGCACCGGGGTCACGCTGGCGGTGGGCTGCGACTCGCCCGAGGCCCTCAACGAGCTCTACTCCTGGCTCGACGACGACGGTTACGGGTTCCGGGAGCCGCTCGACGCCCCGTGGGGACGCCGCCACGCGACGGTTCAGGATCCGGACGGCACCCATATCGACCTGTACGCCCCGCTGCCCTGA
- a CDS encoding putative bifunctional diguanylate cyclase/phosphodiesterase, whose translation MVPAILMAAAAVGAGASWLYAVIRARGRARNLLTPAIAAAGLCWALGSAGARLLDPVDGLLAGQVADFLMVTAAAGLATATAINTDRIVPVRRPGVGVAEAAVLSLSAATLTWVAVDGPPRLPPSTVFSLLPAVLDLVALLTVLRLPTRTSFEASRAGLIGYVGPEGNRAPGRSWGLLVTALTAVLAADLLRGPRVLGIPRWPGVPDAVLVSAVVLGCLLLTVYNVRLSRVPVSSPGRPERSADDVRFLPRRRGRVVPYGVALAAPLAVAMQAAAGAAGPIVYSSLGCLAVAFVVWQTLLLLEQDDLLRAQVEARGRLAALVENTSDLLLRLDTNGRVLAVNGAVTRLLHRRPASVVHRPFEELAHDQRAVRERVLEVTRGHREAAEIEVRLAPPATGTAQLRLRAVEGGAVANLNDVTDSVELRQRLERLARFDQMTGLANRNHLLEEVRTWLAPGPGEPVAVLYADLDGFKAVNDRFGHAWGDRVLVDVSARLDAVAGGVDARRVIVARVGGDEFVLALEGVDAATAETAAQRLVEAVTPPFRVGGRTVELGVSVGLAQGDGTADEAALVHRADLAMYAAKADGRSRWERWRPELEERVRRRVDLAIGLRDALRRGHLSVAYQPIVRLADGHVQGVEALLRLPPGFERDGVVSPAELVEIAEDTGAITELGEWVLRQAVTQAASWPGISVSVNMSVAQLVSPAFVQLVTGMLDAAGLPPSRLVLELTESQLVDHTGPAPAALQALRDAGIRLAIDDFGTGYSSLSYLLRMPVTAVKIDRSLLAGLGTDPRAARLLEGVVLMARGLELATVAEGMEDLATARALRDLGVQAGQGFALSKPLPASRVRALLRSGPIDLEGPPTDDAVTGAGPSPAGETGERPENAGASRVLDLPVSPRVVPVPEERSGRLSQ comes from the coding sequence GTGGTGCCGGCGATCCTGATGGCGGCCGCGGCCGTCGGGGCCGGGGCCTCCTGGCTGTACGCCGTGATCCGGGCGCGGGGCCGCGCGCGCAACCTGCTCACCCCGGCCATCGCCGCCGCCGGGCTGTGCTGGGCCCTCGGCTCGGCCGGGGCCCGGCTGCTCGACCCCGTCGACGGGCTGCTCGCCGGGCAGGTCGCCGACTTCCTGATGGTGACGGCCGCGGCCGGGCTGGCGACCGCGACGGCCATCAACACCGACCGCATCGTGCCGGTGCGCCGCCCGGGCGTCGGCGTGGCCGAGGCCGCCGTGCTGAGTCTCAGCGCCGCCACCCTGACCTGGGTCGCCGTCGACGGCCCGCCCCGCCTGCCGCCCAGCACCGTGTTCTCGCTCCTGCCCGCCGTTCTCGACCTCGTCGCCCTGCTCACCGTGCTGCGCCTGCCCACCCGCACCTCCTTCGAGGCGTCCCGCGCCGGGCTGATCGGCTACGTCGGGCCGGAGGGCAACCGCGCGCCGGGCCGCAGCTGGGGCCTGCTCGTCACGGCCCTCACCGCCGTGCTCGCCGCCGACCTGCTGCGCGGCCCCCGGGTGCTCGGCATCCCGCGCTGGCCGGGGGTTCCCGACGCCGTGCTGGTGTCGGCCGTGGTGCTCGGCTGCCTCCTGCTCACCGTCTACAACGTGCGCCTGAGCCGGGTGCCGGTGTCCTCCCCCGGCCGGCCGGAACGCTCCGCCGACGACGTCCGGTTCCTGCCCCGCCGCCGGGGCCGGGTCGTGCCCTACGGCGTGGCGCTCGCCGCCCCGCTGGCCGTGGCGATGCAGGCGGCCGCGGGCGCCGCCGGGCCGATCGTCTACTCGTCGCTGGGGTGCCTGGCCGTCGCCTTCGTGGTCTGGCAGACCCTTCTGCTGCTGGAGCAGGACGACCTGCTGCGCGCCCAGGTCGAGGCCCGGGGCCGGCTGGCCGCCCTGGTCGAGAACACCAGCGACCTGCTGCTGCGGCTGGACACCAACGGCCGCGTGCTCGCCGTCAACGGCGCCGTCACCCGTCTCCTGCACCGGCGTCCCGCGTCCGTCGTGCACCGACCCTTCGAGGAGCTCGCCCACGACCAGCGGGCCGTGCGCGAGCGGGTGCTCGAGGTGACTCGCGGGCACCGCGAGGCCGCCGAGATCGAGGTGCGCCTGGCCCCGCCCGCCACCGGCACCGCCCAGCTGCGGCTGCGCGCGGTCGAGGGCGGCGCCGTGGCCAACCTCAACGACGTCACCGACTCGGTCGAGCTGCGGCAGCGGCTGGAGCGTCTGGCCCGCTTCGACCAGATGACCGGCCTGGCCAACCGCAACCACCTGCTCGAGGAGGTCCGCACCTGGCTGGCCCCGGGGCCCGGTGAGCCGGTCGCCGTGCTCTACGCCGACCTCGACGGGTTCAAGGCCGTCAACGACCGTTTCGGGCACGCCTGGGGCGACCGGGTGCTGGTGGACGTGTCGGCCCGCCTCGACGCGGTCGCCGGGGGAGTGGACGCGCGGCGCGTGATCGTCGCGCGGGTCGGCGGCGACGAGTTCGTCCTCGCGCTGGAGGGGGTCGACGCGGCCACCGCCGAGACCGCCGCCCAGCGGCTCGTCGAGGCGGTCACCCCGCCGTTCCGGGTGGGTGGGCGCACCGTCGAGCTGGGCGTCAGCGTGGGCCTGGCCCAGGGCGACGGCACGGCCGACGAGGCCGCCCTCGTGCACCGCGCCGACCTGGCCATGTACGCCGCCAAGGCCGACGGCCGCAGCCGCTGGGAACGCTGGCGGCCCGAGCTCGAGGAGCGGGTGCGTCGCCGGGTCGACCTGGCCATCGGCCTGCGTGACGCGTTGCGGCGGGGGCACCTGTCGGTGGCCTACCAGCCGATCGTGCGGCTGGCCGACGGGCACGTCCAGGGGGTCGAGGCCCTGCTGAGGCTGCCCCCCGGCTTCGAGCGCGACGGCGTGGTCAGCCCGGCCGAGCTGGTCGAGATCGCCGAGGACACCGGGGCGATCACCGAGCTCGGCGAGTGGGTGCTGCGCCAGGCCGTGACCCAGGCCGCGAGCTGGCCGGGTATCTCGGTGAGCGTCAACATGTCGGTGGCGCAGTTGGTCTCCCCGGCCTTCGTGCAGCTGGTCACCGGAATGCTCGACGCGGCCGGCCTGCCCCCGTCGCGTCTGGTGCTGGAGCTGACCGAGAGCCAGCTCGTCGACCACACCGGCCCCGCGCCCGCCGCCCTGCAGGCCCTGCGCGACGCCGGCATCCGCCTGGCCATCGACGACTTCGGCACCGGCTACTCGTCGCTGTCCTACCTGCTGCGGATGCCGGTCACCGCGGTCAAGATCGACCGCTCGCTGCTGGCCGGGCTGGGCACCGACCCGCGGGCCGCCCGGCTGCTCGAGGGGGTGGTGCTGATGGCGCGCGGGCTCGAGCTGGCGACCGTTGCCGAGGGCATGGAAGACCTGGCCACCGCCCGCGCCCTGCGTGATCTCGGGGTGCAGGCCGGTCAGGGTTTCGCGCTGTCGAAACCGCTGCCGGCCTCCCGGGTGCGGGCGCTGCTGCGGTCCGGCCCGATCGATCTGGAGGGGCCGCCGACGGACGACGCGGTCACCGGGGCGGGCCCGTCACCCGCGGGGGAAACGGGCGAAAGACCGGAAAACGCCGGTGCCTCACGGGTGCTCGATCTGCCCGTTTCGCCGCGGGTGGTGCCGGTGCCCGAGGAACGGTCAGGCCGTCTCAGTCAGTGA